Proteins from one Leptonema illini DSM 21528 genomic window:
- a CDS encoding VWA domain-containing protein yields the protein MMETLSAFAAEHLSTQFAHPAALWLVLLLPVFAFLRYYYLKKGAAPLASVQHRIRSLPLNVIGLLLIETILMLAVLIAVASPGKEGRLQSISEEGIDVALVLDISASMMAADFKPTRLDSLKKLAADFVERSGSDRIGVILFAGEVFTQAPLTTDRKAVRELLSGISYYMIDHSRSGGTAIGDALLMTVDMLERRRIYGRDQALVLVTDGENDRGIDPKKVIPYLRERDVNLYVVGMAGDEKAPVFIDGQPFITVENKQLYTSLDDTSLRELTELGRGRYYRAKDEDALRSILKEIGSLSRTPLDVREIRTRRSDAWMAALVALLLFLVRQIYLIHFVRRPPL from the coding sequence ATGATGGAAACGTTAAGCGCCTTTGCCGCAGAGCATCTGTCGACTCAGTTTGCCCATCCTGCTGCTCTGTGGCTTGTACTGCTGCTGCCTGTATTCGCCTTTCTTCGCTATTACTATCTCAAAAAGGGAGCCGCTCCGCTTGCCAGCGTGCAGCATAGAATCCGCTCTCTACCTCTGAATGTCATCGGACTTTTATTGATCGAGACCATACTCATGCTTGCGGTTTTAATCGCCGTCGCCTCTCCAGGAAAAGAGGGACGGCTGCAATCCATATCAGAAGAAGGCATCGATGTAGCCCTTGTGCTTGATATCTCGGCCAGCATGATGGCCGCCGATTTCAAGCCGACACGGCTTGATTCTCTCAAGAAGCTGGCCGCCGATTTTGTGGAGCGCAGCGGTTCGGATCGCATTGGCGTGATCCTTTTCGCCGGCGAGGTTTTCACGCAGGCTCCGCTGACGACGGATCGCAAGGCCGTTCGAGAGCTGCTTTCGGGCATTTCTTATTATATGATCGATCACTCGCGAAGCGGAGGCACGGCCATCGGCGACGCTCTTCTCATGACCGTCGATATGCTGGAACGCCGTCGCATCTATGGTCGGGATCAGGCCCTTGTTCTCGTAACGGACGGCGAGAACGATCGCGGGATTGACCCGAAGAAGGTGATCCCGTATTTGAGAGAGCGTGACGTTAACCTGTATGTCGTCGGCATGGCCGGTGACGAGAAGGCTCCGGTCTTTATCGACGGTCAGCCCTTTATTACGGTCGAGAACAAGCAGCTTTATACCTCTCTCGACGATACAAGCCTTCGCGAACTGACCGAACTGGGCAGAGGACGATATTACAGAGCAAAGGACGAGGATGCATTGAGATCGATCCTGAAAGAGATCGGTTCTCTAAGCCGAACTCCGCTTGATGTGCGTGAAATCCGCACCCGTAGATCTGATGCATGGATGGCCGCCCTTGTAGCTCTTCTTCTTTTTCTTGTCAGGCAGATCTATCTGATTCACTTTGTGCGGAGGCCGCCGCTGTGA